Proteins encoded within one genomic window of Cucumis sativus cultivar 9930 chromosome 3, Cucumber_9930_V3, whole genome shotgun sequence:
- the LOC101223085 gene encoding uncharacterized protein LOC101223085, with protein MSPDKPGEDAGVSGFEPEETEPDSELEELELEVQQMAQRILHYRSTLSAQIKSSFCSLLESSRPLAIASEPGISARPDHEDDEQTTRGEDTNLHEEGLETAKKIQLIKDKISSNNTMIPTVLKRMKDCISTIDKLDSYNGVIHPAFKRKKTS; from the exons ATGTCCCCAGACAAACCCGGTGAAGATGCCGGGGTTTCTGGATTTGAACCCGAAGAAACCGAGCCCGATTCCGAGCTTGAGGAGCTGGAGCTTGAAGTTCAGCAAATGGCTCAGAGGATTCTTCACTACAGATCCACTCTGTCGGCTCAAATCAAGTCCTCATTCTGTTCGTTACTTGAATCCTCGAGGCCTCTCGCCATAGCCTCGGAACCAGGAATATCTGCTCGTCCGGATCATGAAG ATGATGAGCAAACCACAAGAGGAGAAGACACAAATCTTCATGAAGAGGGTTTAGAAACTGCAAAGAAGATACAATtgattaaagataaaatatcaaGTAATAATACTATGATCCCTACAGTCCTGAAGAGGATGAAAGACTGTATTTCAACGATTGACAAATTGGATTCTTATAATGGAGTCATTCATCCTGcattcaaaaggaaaaaaactagCTGA
- the LOC101212360 gene encoding F-box/kelch-repeat protein SKIP4 has translation MDKVLGSNGLEELTPPPGRSLIHSLPDDIALSILSRVPRKYHHNLKCVSNRWKGLVNSQEWYARREKNNLAETWIYALCRDKSEQVSCYVLDLNSSKRCWKQMKNWPTCSFKRKGMGFEAMGRKLYVLGGCSWSEDASDEVYCYDTSINSWTPVAQLSSARCYFACEVLNEKLYTIGGICPSSGDLHSWDVYDPSTNTWEPYLDITNIQNEIEDSIVMDGKIYIRLRSADSQVYALVYDPSSGMWQHSNSEMVSGWRGPAVIVDKTLYVLDQSSGTRLMMWNNEDKGWIPVGRFSSLLTRPPCKLVGVGTKIVVVGKGLSSVIFDVSNVKTMMGLMVSSSIPRLDSDIDVLACKCTTI, from the exons ATGGACAAGGTTTTAGGTTCAAATGGTCTTGAAGAACTGACCCCACCACCAGGGCGATCTCTGATACATTCTCTTCCAGATGACATTGCCCTTTCCATCCTCTCAAGGGTTCCTCGAAAATACCATCATAATCTAAAATGTGTCTCAAATAGATGGAAAGGTTTAGTGAACAGCCAAGAGTGGTATGCACGCCGTGAGAAGAATAATCTTGCTGAGACCTGGATCTATGCTTTGTGTAGAGACAAGTCTGAACAGGTTTCTTGTTATGTGTTGGATCTTAACTCATCAAAAAGGTGTTGGAAACAGATGAAAAATTGGCCAACTTGCAGTTTCAAAAGGAAGGGTATGGGGTTTGAAGCAATGGGAAGGAAGCTCTATGTATTAGGTGGTTGCAGCTGGTCTGAAGATGCTAGTGATGAAGTTTACTGCTACGATACTTCCATAAATAGTTGGACTCCAGTTGCTCAATTGTCATCGGCTAG GTGCTACTTTGCATGTGAAGTCTTAAATGAAAAGCTCTATACCATTGGGGGCATATGTCCCAGTTCAGGTGATCTACATTCTTGGGACGTATATGATCCGAGCACCAACACATGGGAACCTTACTTGGATATTACAAATATTCAGAATGAAATTGAAGATTCTATTGTAATGGATGGAAAGATATATATCCGTCTTCGATCTGCGGATTCTCAAGTGTATGCTCTTGTTTACGACCCATCCAGCGGAATGTGGCAGCACAGTAACTCAGAAATGGTTTCAGGATGGCGAGGTCCAGCAGTTATCGTTGACAAAACCCTTTACGTCTTGGATCAAAGTTCTGGAACCAGATTGATGATGTGGAACAATGAAGACAAGGGATGGATTCCAGTGGGGAGATTTTCTTCCCTTCTGACAAGACCACCATGTAAACTTGTGGGCGTTGGAACAAAAATCGTAGTTGTAGGGAAGGGACTCAGCAGTGTCATCTTCGACGTTAGCAACGTGAAGACTATGATGGGGTTGATGGTGAGTTCCTCTATACCAAGATTAGATTCTGACATTGATGTACTTGCCTGTAAATGTACAACAATTTAA
- the LOC101203933 gene encoding actin-depolymerizing factor 7, with the protein MANSSSGMAVHDECKLKFLDLKAKRKYRFIVFKIEEKMQQVTVDKVGGPDETYDDFTASIPANECRYAVYDYNFTTNENCQKSKIYFIAWSPDSSRIRSKMLYASSKDRFKRELDGIQVELQATDPSEMSFDIIKSRAL; encoded by the exons ATG GCAAATTCATCATCAGGAATGGCGGTTCATGATGAGTGCAAGCTCAAGTTTTTGGATCTGAAggccaaaagaaaatatagattCATAGTGTTCAAGATTGAGGAGAAGATGCAGCAGGTGACCGTCGACAAGGTCGGTGGCCCCGATGAAACCTATGATGATTTCACTGCTTCCATCCCCGCCAATGAGTGTCGTTATGCTGTCTATGATTACAACTTTACAACCAATGAGAATTGTCAGAAGAGCAAGATTTACTTCATTGCCTG GTCACCAGACTCATCGAGAATAAGAAGTAAAATGTTGTATGCAAGTTCGAAGGATAGATTCAAGAGAGAGTTGGATGGAATTCAAGTCGAATTACAAGCCACAGATCCAAGTGAGATGAGCTTTGACATCATTAAATCAAGAGCTCTCtaa
- the LOC105434815 gene encoding uncharacterized protein LOC105434815, which yields MVNQRTDKLLRRTTMVATVTASYFLLTADYGPQPNFLDPVKKVILSAESSIKGFIFGSNNQSQEGQREKLGSNGVKDNA from the exons ATGGTGAATCAGCGAACAGACAAGTTGCTGAGAAGAACAACTATGGTGGCCACTGTCACTGCTTCATACTTTCTCTTAACCGCCGATTATGGCCCTCAACCAAATTTTCTCGATCCT GTCAAAAAGGTTATACTGTCAGCAGAAAGTTCTATAAAGGGATTCATCTTTGGATCAAATAATCAATCTCAAGAAGGTCAAAGAGAGAAGCTCGGCTCCAATGGCGTCAAGGACAATGCATGA